The Erwinia sorbitola nucleotide sequence TCATCATATATAAACCGCGTCACGCTGCCGGTGCAGTCGGTCCGGTTCAGCAGCCGGCCGCTGGCGCTGTAGCGGTAGTGCGTCTCGTTGTTTCCCGGGTCGCGCCGGCAGATGCAGTGGCCCGCGTCGTCCCGGACGAACAGCGTTTCCCCGCCGCGGGGGTCAGTCTGCGCCACCAGATCCCCCCGGTCGTTATACCGGTACCGCCAGGTGCCGCCGTCAGGCATCACCCGCACCAGCGGAAAGGCAAAGTCCTCATGCCACCGGGTATGGGTTTTCTGCCCCTCCGGATCGGTGGTGTGCGTCAGATTGCCGCTGAGGTCATACTCCAGCGTCCACGCATTATTATCCGGGTCGGTCACCCGGGTTAACCTGTCCGCCTCGCTCCATTCGAACGTCCAGACGTTGTCGAGCTCGTCAACATAGCCGGTGATCAGGGCGTTGCGGCCCCAGCGGCGGTAGCTGCTCCCTTTCCCCTCCACCGTGACCTCCACCTGGCTGAAGGCGAGGTCATACTCCAGCCGCACCGACTCCAGCAGGCTGTCGCCGTCCAGCAGCGTATGCTCAGTCACCCGGTAGTGCGCAGGCTCGCCGCCCCGCTCAGGGAACAGCGTGTAGCGATAGCGCGCCGCCAGCCCGGTGGCATAGGCGTGGCCGGTCATCAGCCCGTGCTCAGGATCCCAGGCGTAGCGGCGGGTGGTCACGTGGTCGGCGTCACTCACCCGGATCAGCTCCCCGGCATCGCCGTAGTGATACTGCACCAGCAGCCTTTCCGCCTCCTCCTCCCCGCGCCGGATAACCTGCGTCACCCGGATCAGACGATCCCGCTCCGGCTCATAGCTGAGGTTCACCCGCAGTTCCTGCCGGTCTCCGGCTATCTGCCGCAGCCGGCCCTGCGCGTCATACAGGTATTCCAGGCCGTTCTCATGGCGATCCAGCTCGCAGCGCAGGCGGAAGTGGCCGGGCCGGAGGGGATGGTCTTCAAACAGGCAGAACTCACCGGCGGCGGTCTGCAGCAGGAACTGATTGTGCACGCTGCGCCACAGGGTAAAGCCCTCGTCAACGTAGCGGACGCTCATGCCCTCCGGCACCACGCCCAGGCCGAGCTCGCGGCCGGAGCGATCCCGGTAGTAAAGGGCCTCCTCGCCGTTTTCATCGCGGATCTCAAGCGAGACGTCGGACGGCAGGCTCCAGCCTTTTCCCAGCGCGCCCCGGCGGGAGTTCCCGCTGTGATACATCCGCTGCCAGAGCAGGGGGACGGGCCCCTCCAGCACAAAATCCAGCTCCGCATCGCCCGCCAGGATTTTGCTGCCGGTGGCATAGTCCACGGGATGCTCTGAGGACATCATGCGCGACACCGCCTCCCCGACGGCCGCGAAGCCCACGGCGGTCACCGCCGTCACGAGCGCCTCTTTCACGAAGCTGCATGCGGTGGTTTTGATACAGGTCATGATGGCCTGGCGGCCCGCCGCGACGAGGCCCACGGCGAGGCCCCCGGCAATCTCACCGGCCGCGGCGGCAAACGGGTTTTTACCGCTGCGGATGTCGCGTACCACCACGCTGTCCCCGCCGATGCGGACTTTGCCGCCCGTCTGCACCGGCGCAATCCTGGCCTCGCAGGTGCTGCGGTCGTCCGTACGGCAGGCGGGCTGGCTGTTGATCTGCACCCGCTTTGCCCCCTCGGCAAGATAGGGGCCGCCGTCGTTAAAATGCCATTTGGTGCAGATAATCCTGTCCAGGTTCGCCGGGGAGGAGGCCGGATGCGCGCCGGCCACCACCGGCGACAGGATGCTGCTGCCGGCCGAGGCCAGAAAGCCGGGCTTCGCGGCGCTGTCGTCACCGGCGCGGCCGCCGGCGCCGGCGGCATCTCCCTCCCGGCTGACGGCCTTCACCGCCGCGGCGGCGGCGTTCAGCGGGATAAGCGGGCCGGCGTCCGCCGCCATCTGTAGCAGGGTTAATCCCCTGCGGAAAATGCCCTCGGCTATCCGGGCCGCCCGGCCCCCGGAGGGGTCTTCCGCGTCCGGGGCGGCCTGACTTAACAGCACGTCACGCTGAATTTTGCCTGCGGCGCGCGCGGCGGGGAGCGCCCTGATGCGGACGGTGGCGGAGCCGGATACAATGCGGGCATCTTCCGAAGGCGGGAACCAGCCGGCGACCGTGTCGGCCACGGCATCCACCGCTTCACCAAACACAAAGCCGACGGCGACGCCCACGGCGGCCCCGACCAGCAGTGAGGCGGGAAACGTGACGGCCATGGCGGCGCAGGCGACCGCCCCGGCGGCGGCATAGATGGCCCCCTTCACCACGCCGGACACAAAATCAGCGAGGAGCGAGGTGTGCAGCAGGACGTCCGTTTCCCGGGCGGCTAGATATTTAGCGTCACTCATGGCCCGCCCCCGTTAATGTCTGAAACCACCGGGGATCAATAACAAAATCAGATTTTATCGCTGCCCAGTGCGATAAATCCTCACTGGTGAATGCGCGCAGCTGCGTATAGGAGAAGGTAATAAAACTGGCACCGTGTTTCATCAGCAAATTCATCTGATACTGTCTGATGCCGGCTTTATCAAACAGGCAGAAAAACTCTGTTGCCTCTGAAGAGGGAGAGCTGCCGAGCCGTACTGACTCAGGATCCCCCAGCACGACGGTTTTAAACTCCCGCCGGAATAGATTTCGCTGTAACTCCACTGATGCGGATAATGAGAGT carries:
- a CDS encoding RHS repeat-associated core domain-containing protein, with the protein product MSDAKYLAARETDVLLHTSLLADFVSGVVKGAIYAAAGAVACAAMAVTFPASLLVGAAVGVAVGFVFGEAVDAVADTVAGWFPPSEDARIVSGSATVRIRALPAARAAGKIQRDVLLSQAAPDAEDPSGGRAARIAEGIFRRGLTLLQMAADAGPLIPLNAAAAAVKAVSREGDAAGAGGRAGDDSAAKPGFLASAGSSILSPVVAGAHPASSPANLDRIICTKWHFNDGGPYLAEGAKRVQINSQPACRTDDRSTCEARIAPVQTGGKVRIGGDSVVVRDIRSGKNPFAAAAGEIAGGLAVGLVAAGRQAIMTCIKTTACSFVKEALVTAVTAVGFAAVGEAVSRMMSSEHPVDYATGSKILAGDAELDFVLEGPVPLLWQRMYHSGNSRRGALGKGWSLPSDVSLEIRDENGEEALYYRDRSGRELGLGVVPEGMSVRYVDEGFTLWRSVHNQFLLQTAAGEFCLFEDHPLRPGHFRLRCELDRHENGLEYLYDAQGRLRQIAGDRQELRVNLSYEPERDRLIRVTQVIRRGEEEAERLLVQYHYGDAGELIRVSDADHVTTRRYAWDPEHGLMTGHAYATGLAARYRYTLFPERGGEPAHYRVTEHTLLDGDSLLESVRLEYDLAFSQVEVTVEGKGSSYRRWGRNALITGYVDELDNVWTFEWSEADRLTRVTDPDNNAWTLEYDLSGNLTHTTDPEGQKTHTRWHEDFAFPLVRVMPDGGTWRYRYNDRGDLVAQTDPRGGETLFVRDDAGHCICRRDPGNNETHYRYSASGRLLNRTDCTGSVTRFIYDDYGQLSLIQNALHQTERLTFSPAGRLLTQRFAGGGVREYRYAPSGLPECIRGDGETRVRYRYNARGQVTERREDGKRVRFKYDNFGRLSALYNEKGEPFRFAYSALDGLMREVRPDGTVRELTRNRLGAVVKERLLGTQGGELCTTLVRDRAGRLVRREGADCRTEYEYRPGSLHIRHAGQAACRAALSAGQPPEYRTVSFDFDAAGQLAGERNHGGQYRYGYDAGGSLVSTAYPDGSRLLHCRYGSGHLLQSEFLHGGERHTLAEYARDRLHRETERTLGALTERTEYDAAGRITAKTAGRQAAGRPFRPVLARRWQYDRRHRMVKMTLTTGQEAGGYGVRQDTRWEYDGADRVLARYAEGREEAFRWDASGNLLNGGAVAWNDQVSRAGDYRHEWDEFGRLARRISVKDSAVQHLHYDGDGRVTSVTFSGHPRYREVCYDYDGLGRRTAKTVKHVSPYEPDKRTDFYWQGMRLSAEQGTHEALTFHFYHGESHTPLARYDSGEGGMRYVHAEVNGMPQALSDREGNTVWRPLHTGLFGVIRREESRLSPYAAKQNLRFAGQYYDEETGLHYNTLRYYDPGSGSFTQPDPIGLAGGLNLYAYAPNPLSWIDPLGLKCHGHHSDPKFMGGDPKQKLTMLDEVDHRQLHKDLNDFLVGKIKVINGDTVHMRPQRGNSGAVIQSNFTRKELLDALSEFYKENASKYTDVVQDFFTQHPGLK
- a CDS encoding DcrB-related protein, giving the protein MYYMNEGTLTLPFDYTDHSITILKFPAEKSSLTIVRGEMPAELSLSASVELQRNLFRREFKTVVLGDPESVRLGSSPSSEATEFFCLFDKAGIRQYQMNLLMKHGASFITFSYTQLRAFTSEDLSHWAAIKSDFVIDPRWFQTLTGAGHE